The Arachis hypogaea cultivar Tifrunner chromosome 14, arahy.Tifrunner.gnm2.J5K5, whole genome shotgun sequence genome has a segment encoding these proteins:
- the LOC112744548 gene encoding UDP-glucose 6-dehydrogenase 1 produces MVKICCIGAGYVGGPTMAVIALKCPSIEVAVVDISKPRIAAWNSDQLPIYEPGLDAVVKECRGRNLFFSTDVEKHVFEADIVFVSVNTPTKTQGLGAGKAADLTYWESAARMIADVSKSDKIVVEKSTVPVKTAEAIEKILTHNSKGIKFQILSNPEFLAEGTAIEDLFKPDRVLIGGRETPEGQKALQTLKEVYAHWVPEERILTTNLWSAELSKLAANAFLAQRISSVNAMSALCEATGANIQQVSFAVGTDTRIGPKFLNASVGFGGSCFQKDILNLVYICECNGLPEVAEYWKQVIKINDYQKSRFVNRVVSSMFNTVSSKKVAILGFAFKKDTGDTRETPAIDVCKGLLGDKANLSIYDPQVTEDQIQRDLSMNKFDWDHPIHLQPTSPSTVKKVSVVWDAYEATKDAHGICILTEWDEFKTLDYQRIYENMQKPAFVFDGRNIVDADKLRDIGFIVYSIGKPLDAWLKDMPAVVA; encoded by the coding sequence ATGGTGAAGATTTGCTGCATTGGTGCTGGATATGTTGGGGGTCCTACAATGGCAGTCATTGCACTGAAGTGCCCATCCATTGAAGTCGCTGTTGTCGATATCTCCAAACCCCGTATTGCAGCCTGGAATAGCGACCAGCTTCCCATCTATGAGCCCGGCCTTGATGCAGTTGTGAAGGAATGCCGCGGCAGGAACCTCTTCTTTAGCACTGATGTTGAAAAGCATGTGTTTGAGGCTGACATTGTGTTTGTCTCCGTCAACACCCCAACGAAAACTCAGGGTCTTGGAGCCGGCAAAGCAGCCGATTTGACCTATTGGGAGAGCGCTGCTCGCATGATTGCTGATGTCTCAAAGTCAGACAAAATCGTTGTTGAGAAATCCACTGTCCCTGTCAAGACTGCTGAGGCTATAGAGAAAATTTTGACTCACAATAGCAAGGGAATCAAGTTCCAGATCCTGTCAAACCCGGAATTCCTTGCTGAGGGAACTGCAATCGAAGACCTTTTCAAGCCAGACCGTGTCCTTATCGGTGGCCGGGAGACCCCAGAAGGCCAGAAAGCTCTCCAAACATTGAAGGAAGTTTATGCTCACTGGGTCCCTGAAGAGAGAATCCTAACCACTAACCTGTGGTCTGCTGAGCTGTCTAAGCTTGCTGCCAATGCCTTCTTGGCGCAGAGGATTTCATCTGTTAATGCAATGTCGGCGCTTTGCGAGGCTACCGGGGCAAATATCCAGCAGGTGTCCTTTGCTGTCGGTACTGACACAAGAATTGGACCCAAGTTCCTCAATGCCAGTGTTGGATTTGGTGGATCCTGCTTCCAGAAGGATATCCTGAACCTTGTCTACATCTGCGAGTGCAACGGCCTTCCTGAGGTGGCCGAGTACTGGAAGCAAGTCATCAAGATCAATGATTACCAGAAGAGCCGGTTCGTGAACCGTGTAGTCTCATCCATGTTCAACACTGTCTCAAGCAAGAAGGTTGCCATTCTTGGATTCGCCTTCAAGAAAGATACCGGTGACACAAGGGAGACCCCGGCCATTGACGTGTGCAAGGGGCTACTTGGCGACAAGGCCAACCTAAGCATATATGATCCACAGGTAACCGAGGACCAAATCCAGAGGGATCTGTCGATGAACAAGTTCGATTGGGACCATCCGATCCACTTGCAGCCGACTAGTCCTTCTACCGTGAAGAAAGTGAGTGTGGTTTGGGATGCATATGAAGCCACAAAGGATGCACATGGAATCTGCATTCTTACTGAGTGGGATGAGTTCAAGACCCTTGATTACCAGAGGATCTATGAGAACATGCAGAAGCCAGCATTTGTTTTTGATGGAAGAAACATTGTTGATGCTGATAAGTTGCGTGATATTGGATTCATTGTTTACTCAATTGGTAAGCCACTTGATGCTTGGCTCAAGGACATGCCTGCTGTGGTGGCATAG